In one Lolium rigidum isolate FL_2022 chromosome 3, APGP_CSIRO_Lrig_0.1, whole genome shotgun sequence genomic region, the following are encoded:
- the LOC124697224 gene encoding uncharacterized protein LOC124697224 → MHRRFTAAAAATALRRFSSLRPPPPPDPRLAFLRSEIDELDLSCPQTQPPPPPPRGQWQVAEQPGSGGARTGDKPVAVDIEHPWPEWVALMELLLQKGHLDPSAFAGGAPSKDSNLIRTACLRFGRERPELIRYLSRWDIQVALRSGCPSIDRKVVNSGKRLRAHVGLDEGEVCSQCNLRGSCERAYVRARKEEVGRTVDVMRILLSYGLDIITGNMGNKACLNKTVKESVKKLLNEAVELDSKGPGSGTEKAAQRVPKGQSVVPTKQGDWNCPKCNFLNFAKNIKCLRCDGEFQERYRLMHEDQDHLPLKKGDWICKRCNFLNFAKNTRCLQCHDKPTNRLLSPGEWECVSCNYLNFKRNALCLRCGWKRPKSLNNPDTDEPRRDLEQNNHPAISFVEDGIQPRKRQILQKKAPLSDEDSDFWSSEEEGDDDTESSMLPINKEYKFLDSFPIVGGRTAMSQEPLEREKWKEEMYRGNQGTLREVSEESSRSSFCVPRSMEMLESDDDDNDISSWFSSGTRNRNLKRMLRWQGNRQHPTEIPHVGASNIRSALSSGVQRKRAAEDLQLEEEEGFSMGSEGSGPVVVPRNFRLLEELERGEKGIGDGTVSYGMDDADDIYMRSWTGTIIGPPHTVHEGRIYQLKLFCDTDYPDKPPTVRFQARVNMTCVNPETGVVDPSRFPMLGNWQREHTMEDILISLKKEMSTPQNRRLHQPHEGNDDQRVDQKGVARCVIM, encoded by the exons ATGCACCGCCGCTTCACCGCCGCGGCCGCTGCCACTGCACTCCGGCGGTTCTCCagcctccgcccgcctcccccaccggacccgaggctcgctttcctccGCTCCGAGATCGATGAACTAGACCTCTCCTGCCCACAAacacagccaccaccaccaccaccccgggGGCAATGGCAAGTAGCTGAACAGCCAGGAAGTGGCGGCGCTCGCACGGGGGACAAACCGGTGGCCGTGGACATCGAGCACCCGTGGCCGGAGTGGGTGGCTCTGATGGAGCTCCTCCTCCAAAAGGGCCACCTGGACCCCTCCGccttcgccggcggcgcgccgtcCAAGGACTCGAACCTTATCCGCACCGCCTGCCTCCGCTTCGGCCGCGAGCGCCCGGAGCTCATCAG GTATCTATCAAGATGGGATATTCAGGTTGCTCTGCGTAGTGGGTGCCCTAGCATTGACAGGAAAGTTGTTAATTCTGGGAAGCGGTTGCGTGCTCATGTAGGACTTGATGAAGGAGAG GTTTGCAGCCAATGCAATTTAAGGGGAAGTTGTGAGAGGGCATATGTAAGGGCTCGGAAAGAGGAAGTGGGCAGAACTGTGGATGTTATGCGCATCCTTCTGAGTTATGGTCTTGATATCATTACTGGTAATATGGGAAACAAAGCATGCCTGAACAAGACGGTTAAAGAATCTGTTAAGAAACTACTGAATGAGGCTGTCGAGCTTGATTCCAAGGGACCTGGTTCCGGAACTGAAAAAGCTGCACAGCGTGTGCCAAAGGGTCAATCTGTTGTACCCACTAAGCAGGGCGATTGGAATTGTCCCAA ATGCAACTTCCTTAACTTTGCAAAGAACATCAAATGTTTGCGGTGCGATGGTGAATTTCAAGAAAGATACCGGTTAATGCATGAGGACCAAGACCATCTACCTCTCAAAAAGGGTGATTGGATATGCAAAAG GTGCAATTTCTTGAATTTCGCAAAGAATACACGATGCTTGCAGTGTCATGACAAACCAACAAACCGTTTACTCAGTCCAGGAGAGTGGGAGTGTGTCTC GTGTAACTATCTGAACTTCAAGAGGAACGCACTCTGCCTGAGATGTGGTTGGAAAAGACCAAAATCCTTAAACAACCCAGACACTGATGAACCCCGCCGTGATCTGGAGCAGAATAACCATCCCGCTATTTCATTTGTTGAAGATGGCATTCAACCGAGAAAGCGACAAATACTGCAGAAGAAGGCTCCACTGTCTGACGAAGATTCAGATTTCTGGAGCTCAGAGGAGGAAGGGGATGATGACACCGAGAGCAGCATGCTCCCAATAAATAAGGAGTACAAATTCCTTGACAGTTTTCCCATTGTTGGGGGCCGGACTGCTATGTCGCAAGAACCTCTCGAGAGGGAGAAATGGAAGGAAGAAATGTACAGGGGAAACCAAGGGACTCTGAGAGAAGTATCAGAAGAAAGCAGTCGGTCTTCTTTCTGTGTTCCCAGAAGCATGGAGATGCTCGAATCTGATGACGATGACAACGATATTTCATCATGGTTTTCTAGTGGGACTAGAAACAGAAACCTGAAGAG AATGCTGCGGTGGCAAGGAAACCGGCAGCATCCAA CCGAAATACCTCACGTCGGGGCTTCGAATATTCGTTCTGCTCTCAGCTCAGGAGTCCAGCGCAAGCGCGCAGCTGAGGACCTGcagctggaggaggaagaggggttCTCCATGGGGTCCGAGGGATCCGGCCCGGTCGTCG TTCCCAGAAATTTTAGACTGTTAGAAGAGCTTGAGCGAGGTGAGAAGGGCATTGGTGATGGAACTGTGAGCTATGGGATGGATGATGCTGATGACATATATATGCGTTCCTGGACAGGAACTATTATTGGTCCACCCCAT ACTGTTCATGAGGGACGAATCTACCAATTGAAGCTTTTTTGTGATACAGATTATCCAGATAAACCACCTACTGTCCGATTCCAGGCTAGGGTCAATATGACATGCGTGAATCCAGAAACTGGAGTG GTTGATCCAAGCCGGTTTCCCATGCTTGGAAACTGGCAGAGGGAACATACAATGGAGGACATCCTGATCAGCTTAAAAAAGGAGATGTCAACCCCTCAGAACCGCAGGCTCCACCAGCCTCATGAAG gtaatgatgatcaaAGAGTGGATCAGAAAGGAGTAGCTCGATGTGTCATTATGTAA
- the LOC124700308 gene encoding cell division cycle-associated protein 7-like, translated as MGRLGDKSDYESIREARISENKARMEMLGLLRCAGELSAIAPSTVRRAGSVTPRKTPKPPRVLTPLRRSGRLTAVATPARSESGRRCSPRLNGGLEHLPYREETDEDDDDEEKAVVYIDKERLRVLQERRCDSKGRGAVYDPVLGICCHFCRQKKLCGEEGCKRCGEGDFDQPCIGKTECSSCHSTNGILCRACLKVRYGEEMDEVRKNKNWMCPHCVEEKGTKKFWICNSSLCLKKRKIAPTGIAIFQAREQGYASVAHLLMDQLKCRGSF; from the exons atggggaGGTTGGGCGACAAGTCGGACTACGAGAGCATCCGCGAGGCCCGCATCTCCGAGAACAAG GCCCGGATGGAGATGCTCGGCCTGCTCCGCTGCGCCGGGGAGCTCAGCGCCATCGCCCCCTCCACCGTCCGTCGCGCCGGAAGCGTCACCCCGAGGAAGACCCCCAAGCCGCCGCGGGTCCTCACCCCGCTCCGCCGCTCGGGCCGCCTGACAGCCGTGGCGACGCCGGCCAGATCTGAGTCTGGCCGCCGCTGCTCCCCCCGGCTGAACGGGGGGTTGGAGCACCTGCCTTACAGAG AGGAGACcgatgaagatgacgacgacgaggagaagGCGGTGGTGTATATTGACAAGGAGAGGCTGCGGGTGCTGCAGGAGAGGCGCTGCGACAGCAAGGGGAGGGGTGCTGTGTACGATCCTGTTCTCGGGATCTGCTGCCATTTCTGCAG GCAGAAGAAACTTTGCGGCGAGGAGGGATGCAAGCGCTGCGGGGAAGGAGACTTTGACCAGCCATGCATAG GGAAGACAGAGTGCTCCTCCTGCCATTCCACCAACGGGATACTCTGCCGTGCTTGCCTTAAAGTTAGGTACGGCGAAG AGATGGATGAGGTTCGGAAGAACAAGAACTGGATGTGCCCTCACTGTGTTGAGGAGAAGGGCACCAAGAAGTTCTGGATATGCAACAG TTCATTGTgcttgaagaagaggaagatagcACCAACTGGGATTGCCATATTCCAAG CGCGTGAGCAAGGATATGCGTCGGTCGCTCACCTTCTCATGGACCAGCTGAAGTGCCGTGGATCATTCTGA